From Pan troglodytes isolate AG18354 chromosome 1, NHGRI_mPanTro3-v2.0_pri, whole genome shotgun sequence:
CTACCCAGTTAATCTGGCCAAAGACATAGGAGACAgcctgtatttttctcttttcctcatctCCCGCATTCAATCTGTGAGGAAGTCCCATTAGCTTACCTCTAAACTAtatctgaatttgtttattttttccagtgCCACCACCTTTGTTCAAGCCAGCTTCATCTCTTATCTAGACTGTTCTAACAGCTACAAACTGATCTTCCTCCTCCCATTTTCCTCGCCGCTTTCTTTGTGCCTCACATGTAATTGGAGCAACCTTTTTAAAGCCTGAGTCAACCAGATCATTTCCTGGCTTAAGCTCTCCCGTGGTTCTGCACAGGTTTTAATATACTCGGAAGCCTCTACCCTCACCCCTCAGATTCTGTGTGACTTGGCCTTTCTGGCCTCATCTTCGACCCTTTCGTACATGCCCCTCCCTGAGCCACACTGCCCCTCTTTCTGTTCTTTGACCCCAACTGCATTCCCACCTCGCCAGGTTAGCCATGGCCATTCACTATGCCCACAGCATCCTCCACGTGGCTGACCGGATGTTCTCGTGGCTTGTTCCTCACTTTTTTCAGGTCTCATTTTTTCAGAGTGGCTCTTCCTGATGACCTAAATAGCCCCTATTCCTGTCTCTTTAACCCAACAGCCAGTCTTATTTTTTCTTAGCacttttatttcctgaatttattttattcactcaTATGACTATTATCTTCCTCCACCCTTAGAATAtaagtttatttcttacattaAGTACCATGTCTAGCACATCGTAAACACTCTATAAACATTCACCATATGGATGAATTAGTTAATTTGCCCATATACCTGTCTCTTCTACTTAAATGGTGGAGGCCTTACATTTGTTATTTAGAATTTCATATGCACAAAGAAGTCAGAGAACATGTTCTGATCATCTTTAAACCCTGCAAACATCTTGATGCAGTGGTTAAAAACTCAAGTTCTGCAGTCAGACTGGTCTAACTCCTGTTTCCATCTCCGCATATGACTTGGCCAAATTACTTATAATTTGAAGCTTCAACTTTCTTATCTGTAGAATAGGGacaataatagtatctactttaTAGGGTCATTGTGAGGATAGAATAAAACAATATGTAGAAATTATTTAGTATGGTTCctggaatattttaaatgctcaattaaagttagctgtttttcttatttcttcatttacacTCTTAAGTTCCTTAAAGTTAGGGTGGGTCCTATAGGAATCTTAAGTTCATTGTATGTATTTAAGTGTTTACAGGACTGTAGAGAATATATAACTCTTGGGTTATATTTGTTTTTCAGGTTGGATTAGCAGCATGCCAAATTGCTAGAGCTTATGGCTTAAAGGTTTTGGGCACTGCTGGTACTGAGGAAGGACAAAAGATTGTTTTGCAAAATGGAGCCCATGAAGTGTTCAATCACAGAGAAGTGAATTATATTGataaaattaaggtaaaattttCCACTGTTTTACAAAAGTCAAACTTTGTTCCTTGGAGACTTGCGTGGTTTTTTAATACGTTTTTAACCAACTACTCCTTTAAAGctgtttgcttccttttttcaGTGCGATGAATTTTTATGCgtgttttaaaactttaatttatttaaaaaacagagatgtctaagttttaaacttttactatcatttttgtattgtttatgtGTATTAAATAGAATATAGCTTCTCTAGAATCTTATAgctataaaaattgattttttaatgcaaataacATTCTAAGTAAAGCTGCAGCTTTGTATTTGCAACTGTGAGGTATTCTTAATATAATTTCTACTGATGTGAATTCTTCATGGAAGGTGAGATATCTGTAAATTACAAACTGGATCTGTGTGGCCCAGGGAATAAAGTTCATTTGTTAGCTGGATGCTTTGGAGGAATAATCACTACTGCATCCAAAATGGTGAGGTGGCATTTATTTAGTTGCTGCATTTAACAGAATTCAAGCAGATTCTGAAGTTCTTCACTTGTACTATATTAGCAATTTGCTAAACACTTATTGCTTTGCTAATCCTCAACCACTTCCTCACATTAGGGAGATTAGAATTTCCCAAATATTGAGTACTGTGTAAATTAGATCAttacaaatgaaggaaaaaataagagtGAGAGTTTATTACCTTTTTTGCAATCATCTTGCCAAAAAGCCGAACAAAAGCACTCCTTTGTTATACGTCTGGGGAACCTAAGATCTAGCACTGCTGATACCATTATCCAAGAATATTCACAAAGATGAAAAATGGCCCGTTATTTTAAGAGTATGGTTTTTGTTCAGCAATAATCTAATTTTAAGACCATGAGGTCTTGGGAGCTTCCACTGACTCCTTCTGCTTAAGTCTCTCCCATTCCCAAAAACATTCTCTTAACCTTTATCTTActcccctttctctcctcctctttcccaCAAAACTTCTTGAAAAAGTAGTATTTATTGCTTTTACTTCCTTACCTTCCACCACTTCTCACTGCAGTTTTGCTTATAGCCCAAGTATTTATACTGCTTCCCAGAGGTCACTGAGAAGCTCCTAATTAACAGTCTGCTGGTCTTCTTTCAGTCTTCATCTTGTTTGATTTTTCAGGAGCATATGACCCTGACCGCATTTCTTTGAAACAGGTTCTCTTCTTACTTTCCTGACTTTTCACTTTCAATCTCTGTCCTCttcatattatttaatattaatattccttaggTTGTTTTCGCTTGGTCTCTCATCTTCCCTGGTGCTAGACTTTCATCCTGATCAGTCTCATATACTCTTGTGGCTCCCTTACTACCCATATACTGTTGATTTCCAAAACTGTCTTTGGCCTGAGTTCACTTCCTTCATGCCATCAACCCGCTAGACATTGCTACTCATCTGGTCGCCCAAGACAGAAAccctcattttgtttgtttttcctgtcttttaaTTATCATTCTCCCTCCCACCCAGCAAGTTGGTTACCTCATTTTATCAGTTTCATCTCTGACATGCCTTTCATATGTATTTCCTTATCTCTATTCCACTGACCACCATAACTTAgtttaggcctcagtttctccagccTTGACTGTTATTCATAACTGAGCTAATATCCCCTTTTATCTATGCTGTCATCTCCCTCTTTAAAAAGATCTccagaaatacataaaatggaaGCTTTATGAGGAGAGGAGTTTTGTCTCTCTGTTCCCTACTGCACTTGCACATGCAGTAATAAACCcctgtaagaaaaaaacaaaacaaaacaactacaaaaaaacccccacacaATCCAAATCCTTTAATATGGCATTCACTGTATTTTCACTATCTGTCCCAACTTACAGTCTCCTCTCTCCTacctcttcctctccctgccaCTCCCCCTTACCTGATTATGTACTTCAGTTCCGCTTGTATTTCAATCCTTGTGTTCTCAGTCCCCTCcatctttgcttttctgtttctttggtccAGACTGACTCAGCCTCAGGTCTAGCTTCCCTttactcattttcctttcttttggcttGGGAAACTCCTATTCATCCCTTAGGGCCCAGTTCATCGTCTCTGTGGAACTTTATCTGACCATGGCAGGCAATCAAACCTTAACCTTTTTTCTCTGTATTCTATGATTTATTTCTGCTAATGTGTTACTTAGCCCATTGCATTATAGCTATGACTGTAGTATTTCCCATCTTTCTCACTAGTTTTGTTTTGAGCTCCCTATGTTTGTCTTTGTATTCCTGGTACCTAGTGCAATCCCGGGCACAGggattcatttgtgtgtgtgtgttaaaataaaatgaatataatgtaGATGTGTGTAGCTTTTTGTAAGAGCCAGCATCCAACATCCAAGAGCCCAAAAGAGTTAGTGCGTCAAACAGATGATAAACCATTTAGTACAAAACCAAATgcactaaaacaacaaaaatcatgcAAAACCGAACAGCTAATGAtatcttcttttgctttttgtttattaataaaaatgggaGCCCCCTGGAGGTTTGGGGCTTTtgatttattgtttctttatgaaagtttattttacagatagaaaatTTCAGCTAAGTATTTTATACTCAAGTTGAGTCTAGCACCCGAAAATTCCAGACAAACTTTATTTCACTACAGCAATGTATTTAGTACAAATTTTTATCAGTTTAGATGTTCTGGCTGGTACCTTGGAATTACATCATGATTATATAattagattatttaaaattttgcattATTAGTCTCAAAGATGTAGCATTTATATATCATTTGAAACATATTTCTATAATATCTTGTACAGATAGTAGCTATTTTACAGTTTTTCACTTGCTATCTTACTCTGCATTTCTCttttatatagaaatatgttGGTGAGAAAGGAATTGATGTAATTATTGAAATGTTAGCTAATGTAAATCTTAGTAAAGACTTGAGTCTTCTGTCACATGGAGGACGAGTGATAGTaagtattccttttctttttttttttataccacTTTAATGTTTTACCAGAATTTAACACTATTTTACAGTAATCTTTAACCGTAGAATTGCTGTTTTTCATGTTAGGTTGTTGGCAGCAGAGGTACTATTGAAATAAACCCACGGGACACCATGGCAAAGGAGTCGAGTATAATTGGAGTTACTCTCTTTTCCTCAACCAAGGTAGGAAAAGAAGTACTTCTGATGTTGGTAACTTAAACATTGGTACAGTTTGCCTACTCAGACAAGCTGAAAGTTTGAATAGATGTTAAACTTAGTTATATGACTAGTGGGAGTTGGTAAGGATTAGTCACCAGAAGGACAACTAGGGTGACAGTATAATTTATATCCAGGTAAGCATACCTTTTGAGATAGAAATGTGATACTAGTAATAATTTCAGGACAACAGGTATTTTGTACACTAACACTGTCTCAGGCAGATGGGATTTATGGTTACCCTGTAGATAACTACTTTTTCTATAGTTCTGGACAAGTTGACAAAAGTCACACATTTGTAAGAGACTCTTCATGGTATAACACTTAGATTCTGAAGTGTTTTTAATGCTTCTGAAAATTAAATCATACGGTTCActacaaaaagaaatttgtttttccttttcttaggaGGAGTTTCAGCAATATGCAGCAGCCCTTCAGGCTGGAATGGAAATTGGCTGGTTGAAACCTGTGATAGGTTCTCAATATCCATTGGAGAAGGTGGCCGAGGCTCATGAAAATATCATTCATGGTAGTGGGGCTACTGGAAAAATGATTCTTCTCTTATGATGATTAATTCTTTCATGGATTTCCTATGTAATTAGAGGTACTGTCTTTCCCCCAGTTGTACTTACCCTATCTTTTCTTTAATTAACATTCGATTCCATGAGCTTCTTAGgtgaaaaaataagatttttctttAGAGAGCAGAAGCAGAAGAGTAAAATTCATTGTATAGCTAGCAATATTTTTTTATGCCATCTGTCTCAAATCAAGGAGTCATCATAGTAGGAAATAGCATGTTAGTCGTCATTTGGCATGAGGGTGCATTCCAGTAATTCTTAATTGATATTTGATTAATTCCATACCTTTGATTAAAACATGCTAGTTCAAAATAAGACTGCTCAGTTTCCAAGGGTTTTCAAGCCTACTTACCTTTATAAAGGTTCTCTAGTCTCTGATTAGCCATGACTGTATTGGACTTTGAACATTTTCTGAACTAAAAACCTCTATTCTAAACTAATCTCATTTGGATGTGTAAGTCTTTTGTAAAGGCAAGAATAAATAATATCCAGGACAATTTATTAGTTTTCTCAGTATTTTCCCAAATATTAGAATATTTACTTCATTATTGGTTGGCTGCCAATGACCCCATATGTTCTGTGAGAATAGTAGCTTTATCTTTGATATAATACATAGTCTCCAAATAGGTAATACTTCACAATTGATTAGATTTTCAGAGTAGATTTAGAGTTATCTGTTTTTCTGGTGAGGGtcaaatatttttgttgaaataaatAAGCTCACAAATTTGATAAATTAAGAATTATCTGCATTTGTCTCATAACATAATAATGTGTAATAAAGTCTATAGAAAATTAAAAcctgcttttctagtttttatagtaTTTGCCTCTCATCACTTCTGCATAGCTCCTGACAGTTACTTCTTAACAGTGTTCTATGCTGGAAGCCTTTATCTAAACTAAATACAGGGATGGCCTCTTAGCAATCTTGCCATCAATATtatattcaaggaaataaaagtttggttatttgttgtttttgtttttcttcacatGAGCACATACTTTTGTCTTGCTACATTATGTGATTGATTGTTTTGACCTGATTTTTTCTGTTGAATGACAATTTCTGGCTTGAACATGGAATCCTGCTTCAGTAATAAACAGAAAACACCGCTAATTTCTACAGTTGAAGGATATCATTGGCTTCTGGTTGTATGTGCCATGGCTGAAGTGTTTTTTGCTATTAGCATTTTCCAAGTTTATCCACTGTTTCTTTTACAGGTTAACTACCCtgtaaaattacttaaaaaaaaaagtgttaaggcAATGTCATCAACATAGGCTAGCATTTTATGTGCATCCTAAAATGGAGGATTCCTTTCCATGTAACAAGGTAAAAGAATAATTATTCTGTAAAAGTCAGTTTAATCTGTTTGTATATTTGCCTCATCTATAGAAAGAGCGAAAGCATACAGATGACTTAACACTTCAAAATACATTGATACAGTTTAATTAATTTTGAAGCCAAAACTAGCCAAACTGTGTGCATTAACTACCATATTTATGATGTAGCACTGGGTATGTTCTCTGCATAAATCTCTGTGGTTTTAGTCTTGTCCCAACTTTCAGCCAACTGCATTCACTACTTGGTTGGTGCCTGTGGCCTTAGGGCTACTACATAGTCTTCAGTGCCCATTCTTGATGAAAAGTAGAGAATAACCTGTATAATAAACAAACATTGTTTAACTCAGTcttttggatttctgttcctggTTGCTTTGACTTGTGTGTCCTAGTCATGTAATGTATTAGAGACCAAATTGGTCAGCACCCTGAGCCCAAAAAGGTGAATCAACATACCAAAGGTCACATGACTAGGAGATTCAAATTCAGCTGACTTTTTTGTGGGCTGTCGATATAAAACCATAAATTTAACTTTCCAGGCCTCTGGCTTTCCTTGCTCACTGTACCTCTGGCTTCTCTAATAGATTATTCTGTGCATCCATtagttcaacaagtatttattgagtacctagaGTCTGAGAAAGCACCCTGTTGGATTTTGAAAATACAGAGATATATAAGACAGAGTGCATATCCTTGAGCTTACAGTTGAGTAAGGATGAGACCCaagtaaaacattttagaatataAGGGAGTGTCATACAGGGTTCTCCAGACAAACaagcaataaaatatattaagagaTGCATTTGAAAGAATTTGCTCATGCAATTATGGGGACTGGCAAGTTAAAATCTGtagggcaggccagcaggctaGAAATACAACTAGTTTCTATTGTTGCAGTCTTGCAGAATTCTTTCTCTGTGAAACCTTAGTTTTTGTTCTTAAggctttcaactgattggatgaggcccacctgcATTATTGAGGGACATCTCCTTAAAGTCAACTGAtaattttgtataaacatgtaagtggcACATGATGACTATGTTGACACAAAACTAACCATCACAAGGGTGACAGACACAGAGGAAGGGCCCTTAGTGTAGCTTGGGATTTGCAGTCACACATTTAATACATTTGATGCATTTGTTAGCTGTCTCCATCCATAGTAGCTTTAACCATAGAGGTAAAAAATAGGATGCTtctgaaagggggaaaaaaaaaactagcatttTTTTAATGTCCGTAACTCGCCTGTTGAGACAAGAAATTGTATGTGTGCCAAGGGGCTTCCCCAATTTGTGGTATAAAGAGCTTTCTTTTTCTGTACTATTTCCAAGAACAGCAAAACCTGTCAGGTCGTTTTGACCTACCTCTTTCCGCCTCCTTGACCGTATCTCGCAAACAGAAAACCACCTCAGCTCAATGCTCAATCATTTctaatgctttcatttttttagtacagtgctttaaaaagtcatttaaaaatttgtcatATGACAATTTTGCTAATCCATAGGGCTTATACTGTGGGAACTTCCTACATCCCAGGACAAGGCCTAGGAAATGTTATAGAAAGAAACGTAAGTTCACTTTGGTCTGTGTCGACCCCTAAGTCATACATGGAGACACTCCATGTGTGTCGTTAAAAGTGAGTCTAATACTGATCCCAAAATTATGTGATATGGATGTTCATTAAATGTGCTAAATATAACTACAGATCGCAGTCCCTGATTTATTCATTCCCAACTTCATGTAAAAATACCCACAAAACTCCAGTAGTACAAGACAGTGAAGAGAAAACCATGTGACAAAATCCACTGGGAGTTTCTAACATAAGTGTCAATCATTTGATTCGTTGAACCAAATTATCTAGAGTAGGCAGGAAAAAGCCACAACTCAATCACTGCCTCTAACTTGGGACACAGGAGGTACACTGCCTGGAAAACCAAGCCCCCCcccgcccacacacacacacacacttttttttttttttttttaaccagaaatCATCTGAACTAGCTAGAGTTGAGGTCTAGGTCCACCCCACAGTATCCTTCAGCTCCTTGCTTTCACATGCATTTTAGAGACTACAGGTTTCAGTTTTCAGTACAGCTATAGATTAAGGAGGAAGTGGAACTTTGCACCCTCAGATGTCACCACAGAGAAAATCTTGCAAATGGATtgagagtggaattgctggagaAATACAAGACTTGTGCAAACAACATTTGTCTGACTCTAGCAAAGCCAGATAATGTAAAAATTGGAGCAGAAGATGCCCGTACCTTAGTCCAGCAGGCACTGGAATTGACACAAAATATTGAAGAGGCTATCTCACTCCAGATATTGATCTGGAAGAAACTGACCCCTCTTATGGGCAGGGAGGAAGGCTACAAGTACATCTCTGGTATAGTTGTCAAGAGCATGGGTTCTGAAGGCAAAGAAACTGGATTTAAAGCCTAGCACTATTATTGACGAGCTATGGAATCCTAGGCAAATTAATTATTTGGAGCTTAGGGAGCTCagaattgtaagaattaaatgagataatggtcGTGTAGTACTTAGCACTCTGTCTTGCACAAACACGTGTTTAAATGattaataatcttttattttcattagcCAAAAAAGAGTAAATTGAGACAGAGGAGGAATGAAGAGAGAGCATCCTGAAATATGCAAAAAGGAATCCCAAATGCAAATCCCCAGAGGAGGTGCAAATGAGCATGACTGACATTACAGAAAACTTGGTCACGTGAACAAATTTCATAACTCTCCAAAAGTAtagagaaaaagatgaagaaaataatatgatagaacaaacaaaaagcaaaaacaaccttTAAATTATAGGCATGCCCCCTAACTTTCACAGAATAATGAAAGAagtaataattaaagaaaattccTGGCCTAAACCAAAGAGCTAAGTTTATTCACTGGTAATATTAATTATGTCTGTGTAAAATTAATGAAGACCTGGTAATAAGATATAtcctttaaatgtttaaatttcacATAGATTTGGAAGGGAGCATGCTGAAGGATCATTATTTACAATTATGTTATTCAAAACCTAGAATATACAggagaacaaacagaaaaactatTGATGAGTTAAGAAAACtggttaattatataatatatagaaattaatatGAATCAGTAATGATTCatattagaaaattagaaaataatgaaaaaagatctCTTTCACAATTGCAATGCCACTACTACCACTAATTTTAAAAGCGGTGAGAAATAACTTATgtgtgtaattggattgtttgtaattcaaaggataaatgcttgaggggatggatatcccattctccatgatgtgcttatttcacattgcctGCCTGTATCGagacatctcatgtaccccataaatatgtacatctgctatgtgcccacaaaaatttaagaaaaaacaatttttaagtagTAAAATACAAGCTACCAAGTTTACAAGAACACACAggacctttaaaaagaaaactacaaaactctcaTGGAGGACATAAAGGATTACTCAAAGAAATGATTCTTGGTCAGATTCATGTAAAGATTCTCCCTTCATACGCTAGAAATTCAGTTATTTATGTCAAAATAATAGGAATTTTTAGAAACTTGACAACATATTTCTaaaggtgtttggttttttttggtgggggagggggagggagggggagaaaaaggcagccagaaaaattaagaaaagaaaatgagctggAACCAGTCCCAGCGATGTGAACATTTTTTCCCAAGTTAGAGTTACTAAGGTGGACTCGTATTAGCTCAATGATAACCAGATTAGTGGAACAGATCTAGTTAGCTCAATGATAACTAGATTAGTGGAACAAAATAGAGTCCAGGTATGCTGCTTCCCTTTGCGGATGATAAAAATGGCTTTTGAGTGCGGTGAGAGGTTATTCAATAAGAGAACTGGCTCcccatttgggaaaaaaaataaagctaatattTGACTTCACTTCTAGCATCAAAAACTTTTAGATGAGCCAGGTGcaagtggctcacatctgtaattgcagcactttgtgaggctgaggcgggcggatcacctgaggtcaggagttcgagaccagcctgaccaacatggcgaaaccccatctctactaaaaatacaaaaaattagctgggcttggtggtacatgcctgtaatcccagctactcgggaggctgaggcacaagaattgcttgaccccgggaggcggaggtttcggtgagccgagattgtgccactgcactccagtctgggtgacagagccaagacatggtagaatatttttataatcatgaGGGATGAAAAGCCTTACACCATTACTCAAAATCCCAAACTATAAAAGAATAAGCAAAATAGGAAAAGTAGACAAAGATCtccaataacaaataaaaatattaaccttaaaaaattatccaaactAATTAGTAAATGCAAAACATCCCACAAAAGAAATGGCATGAATGGATACAAGACTGAATACATATAACCAGTGAACTTATGGAAAGAGTTGTTCAACCTCACTAGTAATAGAGGAAATGGCACTCATGTACTATAGGTAGGAGTATAAAATTGTTTCTGTTCTGGAGAGCAGATAGGTaatgtctttaaattttaaaatgtggatttcCTTTGATCCATTAATTCACTACAGAAATTTATCCTAAAGAGATAGACATATCTGGAAAGATGTGCCAAAATcattttcattgcagcattgcTTATTATAGTACAATATTGGAAATGACTTAAATTTCCATCAATTGAATGCTTAAAATGCCAATACATCCATACAGTGCAATGCAATGTA
This genomic window contains:
- the CRYZ gene encoding quinone oxidoreductase — protein: MATGQKLMRAVRVFEFGGPEVLKLRSDIAVPIPKDHQVLIKVHACGVNPVETYIRSGTYSRKPLLPYTPGSDVAGVIEAVGDNASAFKKGDRVFTSSTISGGYAEYALAADHTVYKLPEKLDFKQGAAIGIPYFTAYRALIHSARVKAGESVLVHGASGGVGLAACQIARAYGLKVLGTAGTEEGQKIVLQNGAHEVFNHREVNYIDKIKKYVGEKGIDVIIEMLANVNLSKDLSLLSHGGRVIVVGSRGTIEINPRDTMAKESSIIGVTLFSSTKEEFQQYAAALQAGMEIGWLKPVIGSQYPLEKVAEAHENIIHGSGATGKMILLL